In Thalassotalea sp. Sam97, a single window of DNA contains:
- a CDS encoding MBL fold metallo-hydrolase, which produces MQFKIIPVTPFQQNATIIWCDETMQGAIIDPGGEVERLLAEVDALGITLTKLLLTHAHVDHAGGTQDIADKLTLPIEGPHKGDQFWLDIFEQQVQQFGFPGARKFSTDRWLEDGDTVTVGNETLNVYFCPGHTPGHVIFYHEKSKLAQVGDVLFRGSIGRTDFPMGDHATLINAIKTKLWPLGDDVKFIPGHGPMGTFGEERRSNPYVGDSV; this is translated from the coding sequence TTGCAGTTTAAAATTATTCCCGTCACCCCATTTCAACAAAATGCCACCATCATCTGGTGCGATGAGACCATGCAAGGAGCGATTATTGATCCCGGTGGTGAAGTCGAGAGGCTCCTTGCTGAAGTTGATGCACTTGGCATCACCTTAACCAAATTGTTATTAACGCATGCCCATGTTGATCACGCTGGTGGTACGCAAGATATTGCCGATAAGCTCACTCTGCCAATTGAAGGCCCACATAAAGGTGATCAGTTTTGGCTCGATATTTTTGAGCAACAAGTACAGCAGTTTGGTTTTCCAGGTGCGCGTAAATTCAGCACTGACCGCTGGCTTGAGGACGGCGACACGGTCACCGTGGGTAACGAGACGTTGAACGTATATTTTTGCCCAGGTCATACCCCAGGGCACGTTATTTTTTATCACGAAAAATCGAAATTAGCGCAAGTTGGTGATGTGTTATTCCGTGGATCGATTGGTCGTACCGACTTCCCGATGGGTGATCATGCGACCTTAATCAATGCGATTAAAACCAAACTATGGCCACTTGGAGATGACGTGAAGTTCATTCCGGGCCATGGGCCTATGGGCACGTTTGGTGAAGAGCGTCGATCCAATCCATATGTTGGTGATAGTGTGTAA
- a CDS encoding phospholipase A: MDHPLYRLAILITVMFGLLIQPAAASDSESSVTEQVDAKPASRYDTRYFILKPHKRNYVLPITGTDNFHDDAYENIPLFSDNFEDIEAKYQLSLKFPLIDPSFLFDNDSFHFGITIQSWWQIYADDISKPFRETNYQPELFYRAPTPWQPFGGDLVLGIGLEHQSNGRSQALSRSWNRLYGEVLFTKGNFKTYFKPWYRLPENEKDNPNDADGDDNPDIRDYMGNYQIEFEYLWYDVGLEVMLRKNFTSHKGAVEVGVTFPIWSGLRGYMQYFNGYGESLIDYNHNQQKLGLGIMFDTYF, encoded by the coding sequence ATGGACCACCCACTCTATCGTCTTGCCATTCTGATAACCGTTATGTTTGGCCTACTCATTCAACCAGCAGCGGCCAGCGACAGTGAGTCGTCAGTAACAGAGCAAGTCGACGCTAAGCCAGCATCTCGTTACGATACGCGCTACTTTATTCTTAAACCGCACAAGCGAAATTATGTATTGCCCATAACCGGCACCGATAATTTTCATGACGACGCATACGAAAATATCCCGCTATTTTCTGATAACTTTGAAGACATCGAGGCGAAGTATCAACTTAGTCTCAAATTCCCATTAATCGACCCGAGTTTTTTATTTGATAATGACAGTTTTCATTTTGGCATTACCATACAATCATGGTGGCAGATTTATGCTGATGACATTTCCAAGCCATTTAGGGAAACCAATTATCAACCTGAATTATTCTACCGTGCTCCGACTCCATGGCAGCCGTTTGGTGGTGATTTAGTTTTAGGTATTGGCTTAGAGCATCAATCTAATGGTCGTTCGCAAGCATTGAGCCGCAGTTGGAATCGTCTGTACGGTGAAGTACTTTTCACCAAAGGTAACTTTAAAACCTATTTTAAACCGTGGTATCGATTGCCTGAAAATGAAAAAGATAATCCAAATGATGCCGATGGCGATGATAACCCAGACATTCGTGATTATATGGGCAATTACCAGATTGAATTTGAATATTTATGGTATGACGTAGGTTTAGAGGTCATGTTACGAAAAAACTTCACTTCACATAAAGGTGCCGTAGAGGTGGGGGTAACCTTTCCTATATGGAGTGGTCTGCGTGGTTATATGCAATATTTCAATGGCTATGGTGAGAGTTTAATCGACTATAACCACAATCAACAAAAACTTGGCTTGGGGATCATGTTCGATACCTATTTTTAG
- the nagZ gene encoding beta-N-acetylhexosaminidase gives MSLLMIDVPGRELTAEDKELLAHPHVGGLILFSRNFDSVEQLCQLTAQIKAVNEHLLIAVDHEGGRVQRFRDGLSAIPAMGAIHRHSQSQLSNMSTPHYVLEHSKLLASAFGFLMASEVQACGIDISFAPVLDVDDISDVIGDRGFAKDPKVVTNLARAFIQGMNKAGMKATGKHFPGHGSVKEDSHIAMPRDMRSKAEIFQHDMQVFHSLIDEGALAAMMPAHVVYPDVDDKPVGFSRYWLQQVLRKSLGFNGVIFSDDLSMQGATSAGSFADRCEAAADAGCDMLLVCNDRQGAIEAINNANINADDTLATQRVQSMLNRNGRDWQRLRRDPHWQACRGKLFTC, from the coding sequence ATGTCATTATTGATGATTGACGTTCCAGGTAGAGAGCTTACCGCTGAAGATAAAGAATTATTGGCCCATCCTCATGTTGGTGGGCTTATTTTATTTAGCCGAAATTTTGACAGTGTTGAACAGTTATGCCAATTAACAGCGCAAATAAAAGCTGTTAATGAACACCTGTTGATTGCGGTGGATCATGAAGGTGGGCGAGTGCAACGTTTTCGTGACGGCTTATCCGCGATTCCAGCGATGGGTGCCATTCATCGCCATAGTCAGTCACAGCTATCTAATATGAGCACGCCACATTACGTACTCGAGCATAGCAAATTGCTAGCCAGCGCATTTGGCTTTTTAATGGCCAGCGAAGTACAAGCTTGTGGTATTGATATCTCGTTTGCACCGGTACTCGATGTAGATGACATTTCCGATGTGATAGGCGATAGAGGCTTTGCTAAAGATCCTAAAGTTGTGACAAATTTAGCTCGTGCTTTTATCCAAGGCATGAACAAAGCGGGCATGAAAGCGACGGGAAAACACTTCCCTGGTCACGGCAGCGTCAAAGAAGACTCACACATTGCCATGCCACGTGATATGCGCAGCAAAGCCGAGATATTTCAGCATGATATGCAGGTGTTTCACAGCCTTATTGATGAGGGCGCGTTAGCCGCGATGATGCCGGCGCATGTGGTCTATCCTGATGTTGATGATAAACCTGTCGGCTTCTCCCGGTATTGGTTGCAGCAGGTACTGCGCAAGTCGCTTGGTTTTAACGGAGTGATTTTTAGCGATGATCTGTCGATGCAAGGGGCAACGTCAGCTGGAAGTTTCGCTGATCGTTGTGAAGCTGCTGCGGATGCTGGCTGTGATATGCTGTTGGTTTGCAATGATCGTCAAGGTGCGATAGAGGCTATCAATAATGCGAATATAAATGCAGACGATACGCTAGCGACTCAGCGAGTGCAGAGCATGCTAAATCGAAATGGCCGAGATTGGCAACGTTTGCGTAGGGATCCTCACTGGCAAGCATGTCGAGGTAAGTTGTTTACATGCTAA
- a CDS encoding TetR/AcrR family transcriptional regulator: MDTKTKILNAAEILFAENGFTSTSLREITSEADVNLAAVNYHFGSKKELIKALMKRYLDELSEPLVASLKQVNEQQQKPDLYDVFTAFSAPLLALNDFRENGTSIFLQLLGRSYVDNQGFLRWFITTNYPGILNNFVAAVHRAYPELSTEDIFWRLHFTMGTVVFTMSSSAALIDIADNDFGNKVDVAGVIERIIPYIAAGVGAPIR, from the coding sequence ATGGATACAAAAACGAAGATATTAAACGCGGCAGAAATTTTGTTTGCTGAGAATGGCTTTACCTCAACATCGTTACGAGAAATCACCAGTGAAGCTGACGTGAACCTCGCTGCGGTTAACTACCACTTTGGCTCTAAAAAAGAACTGATTAAAGCGCTGATGAAGCGTTACTTAGATGAGCTTTCTGAACCTCTCGTAGCCTCATTAAAGCAAGTGAATGAACAACAGCAAAAACCCGACTTGTATGACGTATTCACCGCATTTTCTGCCCCATTATTAGCGTTAAACGATTTTAGAGAAAACGGTACCAGCATCTTTTTACAATTGCTCGGTCGCAGTTATGTTGATAACCAAGGCTTTTTACGCTGGTTCATTACTACCAACTATCCAGGTATTTTAAATAATTTTGTCGCGGCCGTGCATCGCGCGTATCCAGAATTAAGCACGGAAGACATTTTTTGGCGCTTGCACTTTACCATGGGCACGGTTGTATTCACTATGTCATCATCGGCAGCGCTGATTGATATTGCCGATAACGATTTTGGTAACAAGGTCGATGTTGCAGGTGTGATTGAACGCATTATTCCTTATATTGCCGCTGGCGTGGGGGCACCGATCCGCTAA
- a CDS encoding sodium-dependent transporter → MVSSTRDSFHSRIGFVLAAAGSAIGLGNVWGFPTQAANNGGGAFVFVYLIVTLLLAFPALFTEIYLGNQAQKNPVGALEDACQSVSRKLGRFAGLFGLLGAVLMLSFYSIVAGWMLSHALSPLMALLNFDSVSQWLANSSTARNIAFTPIFIILSALIINRGVHRGIERWSSRLMPILFVLLLGLIAYILQQPGALDGVAMYLTPDFSQVTDPKLVVSAMGQAFFSLSIGVGGMMVYGSYMKKDANIGRLVLSIGLLDTLIAFLAGLLIIPTLFVAQHLGQQVFIDGQLVGGPQLIFSTLPTLFASMGEIGLYVSLVFFLLMSMAALTSTISSTEVPVSYLVEDKKYSRLKATSLVSFIVLVASMTLVFNFEQLFGAVINWVNSFQLPIMGLFYFIVVGWIYKRGNKLADHAQLKGNMWLKLWANYLRFVCPILLSLVFINVISG, encoded by the coding sequence ATGGTTTCATCAACTCGCGACTCATTTCATTCACGTATAGGTTTTGTGCTTGCAGCAGCAGGCTCGGCAATAGGCCTTGGTAATGTTTGGGGGTTTCCTACTCAAGCAGCGAATAATGGTGGTGGCGCGTTTGTTTTTGTTTACTTAATTGTTACCTTATTATTGGCATTCCCTGCACTGTTTACGGAAATTTATTTGGGCAATCAAGCGCAGAAAAATCCGGTTGGTGCGCTTGAAGATGCCTGTCAAAGTGTGTCTCGAAAATTAGGTCGATTTGCCGGCCTATTTGGCCTACTCGGTGCGGTATTGATGCTGAGTTTCTATTCTATTGTGGCCGGCTGGATGTTGTCACACGCCCTATCACCGCTTATGGCGCTACTCAATTTTGATTCGGTGTCGCAATGGTTAGCCAACTCTAGTACAGCAAGAAACATTGCCTTTACCCCTATTTTTATCATCTTAAGTGCGTTAATTATCAACCGTGGCGTACATCGCGGTATTGAGCGTTGGTCATCACGCTTAATGCCGATATTGTTTGTGCTACTACTTGGTTTAATTGCCTACATCTTGCAACAACCTGGTGCGCTTGACGGTGTCGCTATGTACCTTACCCCAGACTTTTCACAAGTGACGGATCCTAAGCTGGTGGTATCCGCTATGGGCCAAGCGTTTTTCTCGCTATCTATTGGTGTTGGTGGCATGATGGTATATGGCTCCTACATGAAAAAAGATGCCAATATTGGCCGTTTAGTGTTATCAATTGGTTTACTCGATACACTCATCGCTTTCTTAGCTGGTTTACTGATCATCCCAACCTTATTTGTTGCTCAGCACCTAGGCCAACAAGTTTTTATAGATGGTCAACTCGTTGGTGGTCCGCAGTTGATCTTTTCAACGCTACCAACCCTATTTGCCTCAATGGGTGAGATTGGTTTGTATGTGTCGCTAGTATTCTTTTTATTGATGTCGATGGCTGCATTAACATCAACGATTTCCTCAACCGAAGTTCCGGTATCGTACCTGGTAGAAGATAAAAAATACTCTCGCCTAAAAGCGACGTCCTTAGTGTCCTTCATTGTATTGGTCGCAAGTATGACCCTAGTATTCAACTTTGAACAATTGTTTGGCGCTGTCATTAACTGGGTTAATTCATTTCAGCTACCGATTATGGGCTTATTTTACTTTATCGTGGTGGGTTGGATATACAAACGTGGTAATAAACTCGCTGATCATGCCCAGCTCAAAGGCAATATGTGGTTGAAACTGTGGGCAAATTACTTACGCTTTGTTTGCCCAATTCTTCTGTCACTGGTATTTATTAACGTCATCTCAGGGTAA
- the rmuC gene encoding DNA recombination protein RmuC: protein MTTLYISFLLALLLVMVLTYWLATRQNQKNQLALSSVNTELEALKLTKAELEQIQRDLNDRNTALEVQLGKSVSEKQALLVERERLAQELTTSQETLSNEREQRQQAQQREAGLSSKLASVNEVYATVSKELMEKNALLNRSQQDLSDARANVRELEAQLIATTDDKQTTKDELKQTKQTLIELQQSYHQVEQSNARLQTEMKTKQLHFDQQLQLLQDSKDELKKEFERLANDILERKGKAFKDMNTESMQHILQPIHQELQGFKNKVEDIHSKESEQRVKLRTELENLQKLNKEITEQASKLTTALQGQKKVQGNWGELMLENVLDNSGLRLDKDYKREVTFSTEEGRLRPDAVVYLPQNKHLVIDAKTSLSAYTRFVNAEDDAERTLAKKEHAQAVRDRLNELADKDYYKLPGLNSPEVVVMFIPVESAYVEALKADETLFQTALERNILIATPTTLLTSLNIVRQLWRFEEQNKHTAELANRAEKFYAKLNTFLTSMDGVGKQLDKAKDIYDKAYGQLYSGRGNLIKQASEFKELGVAVQSELPAALVEKANLELGADHPQISAALPTAQETEANDEPGYNSVDPKVVNV from the coding sequence ATGACGACTTTGTATATCTCTTTTTTATTAGCGCTGCTACTGGTTATGGTGTTGACGTATTGGTTAGCGACACGACAGAATCAAAAAAATCAACTGGCGTTGTCTTCTGTGAACACGGAATTGGAAGCACTAAAACTGACGAAAGCAGAGTTGGAGCAAATACAGCGGGATCTCAACGATCGCAATACCGCACTAGAAGTTCAACTTGGCAAATCAGTTAGTGAAAAACAAGCCTTGTTGGTTGAGCGAGAGCGATTAGCACAGGAGTTAACGACTAGCCAAGAAACATTAAGCAACGAGCGCGAGCAGCGACAACAAGCACAACAACGCGAGGCTGGGTTATCAAGTAAACTGGCTTCGGTTAATGAGGTCTATGCAACGGTCAGTAAAGAGCTAATGGAAAAAAACGCGCTACTTAATCGCAGCCAACAAGACCTTAGTGATGCGCGAGCCAATGTACGAGAATTAGAAGCACAACTCATTGCCACTACTGACGATAAACAGACAACAAAAGACGAGCTTAAGCAGACCAAACAAACCTTAATTGAACTGCAACAGTCATATCATCAAGTGGAACAGAGCAATGCGCGTCTGCAAACCGAAATGAAAACCAAACAATTGCATTTTGATCAGCAATTACAATTATTGCAAGACAGTAAAGACGAACTGAAGAAAGAGTTTGAACGCTTAGCCAATGATATCCTTGAGCGTAAAGGTAAAGCGTTTAAGGATATGAATACCGAAAGCATGCAACATATTTTGCAGCCTATCCATCAAGAGTTGCAAGGCTTTAAAAATAAAGTCGAAGACATCCACAGTAAAGAGTCAGAGCAACGCGTGAAACTGCGTACTGAACTAGAGAATTTACAAAAACTCAACAAAGAGATCACCGAACAAGCCAGCAAACTGACCACCGCTTTGCAAGGACAAAAGAAAGTGCAGGGCAACTGGGGCGAGTTAATGCTAGAAAACGTGCTTGATAATTCAGGGCTACGTTTAGATAAAGACTATAAACGCGAGGTAACCTTTTCTACGGAAGAAGGCCGATTACGTCCAGATGCAGTGGTTTATCTCCCACAGAATAAGCACTTGGTTATTGATGCGAAAACCTCATTAAGCGCTTATACCCGTTTTGTTAATGCCGAAGATGATGCTGAGCGTACGCTGGCGAAAAAAGAGCACGCACAGGCGGTACGTGATCGTTTAAATGAACTGGCAGATAAAGATTACTACAAATTACCCGGACTTAATTCGCCAGAAGTTGTGGTCATGTTTATTCCGGTTGAATCCGCTTATGTCGAAGCATTAAAAGCCGATGAAACCTTGTTCCAAACGGCGCTTGAGCGCAATATTTTGATTGCCACGCCAACCACGTTATTGACCAGTTTGAATATAGTTCGTCAATTGTGGCGCTTTGAAGAGCAGAATAAGCACACGGCAGAACTTGCCAATCGGGCTGAGAAGTTTTATGCCAAACTCAATACGTTCTTAACCAGCATGGATGGCGTAGGTAAACAGCTCGATAAAGCCAAAGATATTTACGACAAGGCTTATGGCCAGTTATATAGTGGTCGCGGTAATTTGATCAAGCAGGCGTCTGAGTTTAAGGAATTAGGTGTTGCGGTACAAAGTGAACTACCAGCGGCGTTGGTTGAAAAGGCCAATCTGGAGTTAGGTGCTGATCATCCACAGATCAGCGCGGCGTTGCCAACTGCGCAGGAAACCGAGGCAAATGACGAACCTGGGTATAACAGCGTTGATCCAAAGGTCGTTAACGTATAA
- a CDS encoding sugar-binding protein, which translates to MLKTIISLTTAALVSFHSYAGAHYSDDAIVIPQQTGTINVDGNLSDPIWQHARRVKMNNITRPYNNIKNDFDTEAWLISDDSTLYIAFVAEDPEPNAIRAFYRDRDRSWGDDLVGIKIDTFNDQRQAYRFLSNPLGVQIDGIENEVTKHESDSWDGIWESAGNITDKGYVVEMALPLRMLNFNEDLTMQNWGIELVRYYPRDVQLRLSNIYMDRKNDCEICQHVSATGFKQAKQGANLTVAPSLVASSNQTRDENNQWQQSDDYQASLDVRWGITPDVLLNATINPDFSTVESDNAQLSINNTFALFNQEKRPFFLDNADYFDSNYNLIYTRNINAPNYGIKLTGRSDEHTFAFFVADDETTNILIPGNRSSSFAVLDANSQSGVLRYRQNVNADVTLGLTNTFRTSDDYYNVVTGLDADVRFSTADRLKVQLLQSATHYPDELFAQFCNSDDQQDCQQMSDTHCDLSGCVYNEQVLRTNNSDRFTGNAAKVSFTHRNQHWMYRGNVERQNAGFRGDLGFISHVDFNKVAFAVERRWYGSPNQWWTEAKIYSDWDMTHNDNQEMIEREWDVFASVHGQYDSWLQIAYTHRDVVGSRLDKSNLAIDGNTTLFTQDVLRFNAFARPISGISVDTEIVYGDKIDYRDNRAGKGIDFFSGLKWNINRHIELKLQHTFSQLDVAGSNKFIARLTDLRATYQFNVQSFLRLTTVFNNTSRNPYNYLYADPETIDRNSKNLSLKLLYGYKFNPQTAFYFGYSQQSVGYEQFSTLEQQDKSLFMKLSYAYLQ; encoded by the coding sequence ATGTTAAAAACAATAATTTCCTTAACAACGGCTGCGCTCGTATCTTTTCATAGTTACGCAGGTGCACATTACAGTGACGACGCCATCGTCATTCCTCAACAAACCGGCACCATCAATGTCGACGGAAACCTATCCGACCCCATTTGGCAACACGCTCGCCGAGTGAAAATGAATAACATAACGAGACCTTATAACAATATTAAAAACGATTTTGATACTGAAGCCTGGCTAATATCTGACGACTCGACATTGTATATTGCATTCGTGGCTGAAGACCCTGAGCCGAATGCCATTCGTGCCTTTTACCGAGACCGCGATCGCTCATGGGGTGATGATTTGGTAGGTATAAAAATCGACACCTTTAATGATCAGCGCCAAGCCTATCGATTTTTATCCAACCCGCTAGGGGTACAAATTGACGGCATTGAAAATGAAGTAACCAAACACGAAAGTGATTCATGGGATGGCATATGGGAAAGTGCAGGTAACATCACCGACAAAGGTTATGTTGTTGAAATGGCCTTGCCGCTGCGCATGCTTAATTTCAATGAAGACCTAACAATGCAAAACTGGGGCATTGAACTGGTTCGTTACTACCCTCGTGACGTGCAACTGCGCTTGTCTAATATCTATATGGATCGCAAAAACGACTGTGAAATTTGCCAACATGTCAGCGCGACAGGTTTTAAACAAGCCAAACAAGGCGCTAATTTAACGGTTGCGCCATCGCTTGTGGCGAGTTCAAATCAAACACGTGATGAGAATAATCAATGGCAACAGAGCGACGATTACCAAGCTTCGCTCGACGTGCGCTGGGGGATCACGCCAGACGTTCTGTTAAATGCGACCATTAACCCTGATTTTTCGACCGTAGAGAGCGACAACGCGCAGTTAAGCATTAACAATACCTTTGCTTTATTTAATCAAGAAAAGCGCCCGTTTTTCCTAGATAACGCCGACTATTTCGACAGCAATTACAATCTCATTTACACCCGTAATATTAATGCTCCTAATTACGGTATCAAATTAACCGGCCGCTCTGATGAGCATACCTTTGCGTTTTTCGTTGCTGATGACGAAACCACCAATATTTTAATACCAGGTAACCGCAGTTCATCGTTTGCTGTCCTTGACGCTAACTCGCAATCGGGCGTGTTACGTTATCGTCAAAACGTCAATGCCGACGTAACCTTAGGCTTGACCAATACCTTTAGAACATCGGATGATTATTACAACGTCGTTACTGGTCTAGATGCCGATGTACGATTTAGCACCGCAGATCGGTTAAAGGTACAACTGCTACAATCAGCAACTCACTATCCCGACGAACTGTTTGCCCAATTTTGTAACAGCGATGATCAACAAGACTGCCAACAAATGAGCGATACTCACTGTGATTTGAGCGGATGTGTATATAACGAGCAAGTACTGCGGACCAATAATAGCGACCGATTTACCGGTAATGCGGCGAAAGTCAGTTTTACTCACCGAAACCAACATTGGATGTATCGTGGCAATGTCGAGCGTCAAAATGCAGGCTTTCGTGGCGACCTAGGTTTCATTTCCCATGTTGACTTTAACAAAGTCGCATTTGCGGTCGAGCGTCGTTGGTATGGTTCACCAAATCAATGGTGGACTGAAGCAAAAATCTATTCTGATTGGGACATGACCCATAATGACAATCAGGAAATGATTGAACGTGAATGGGATGTTTTTGCGTCAGTGCATGGTCAATACGATAGTTGGTTGCAGATCGCATATACCCATCGCGATGTCGTCGGCTCTCGTCTAGACAAAAGCAACTTAGCCATCGATGGTAATACCACCTTATTCACGCAGGATGTATTGCGTTTTAATGCATTTGCACGTCCTATTTCTGGCATCTCCGTTGATACTGAGATCGTTTACGGCGATAAAATTGACTACCGCGATAACCGTGCAGGTAAAGGCATCGACTTTTTTAGCGGCCTAAAGTGGAACATCAACCGCCATATCGAACTGAAACTGCAGCATACGTTTAGTCAACTGGATGTCGCGGGCAGCAATAAATTTATTGCTCGCTTAACCGATTTGCGCGCCACTTATCAATTTAACGTACAAAGTTTTTTACGCTTAACCACAGTGTTCAACAATACCTCACGCAACCCTTATAATTATCTTTACGCCGATCCTGAAACCATTGATCGCAATAGCAAAAACTTAAGTCTGAAACTGTTGTATGGCTACAAGTTTAATCCGCAAACAGCGTTTTACTTTGGCTACAGTCAACAAAGTGTTGGTTATGAGCAGTTTTCAACACTTGAACAACAAGATAAAAGCTTATTTATGAAGCTCAGCTACGCCTACCTGCAATAA
- the upp gene encoding uracil phosphoribosyltransferase — MTVVEVDHPLIRHKLGLMREGSISTRDFRELASEVGALLTYEASKQFELEKISINSWNGPIEVEQIKGKKVTVVPILRAGLGMMDGVLKLIPNARISVVGMYRDEETLEPVVYFEKLVGEIDERIALVIDPMLATGGSMVATIDLLKQRGCRHIIALVLVAAPEGIEALQRSHPDIAVYTASIDSHLNEDGYIIPGLGDAGDKIFGTK, encoded by the coding sequence ATGACTGTGGTGGAAGTTGATCATCCATTAATTCGACACAAGCTTGGATTAATGCGCGAGGGCAGCATCAGTACACGTGATTTTAGGGAACTTGCCTCTGAAGTGGGGGCCTTGCTGACCTATGAAGCGTCGAAGCAATTTGAACTGGAAAAAATATCCATTAATAGTTGGAACGGTCCCATCGAAGTAGAGCAAATAAAAGGCAAAAAAGTGACGGTTGTGCCGATATTGCGCGCCGGTCTTGGCATGATGGATGGTGTTCTTAAACTGATACCGAATGCGCGCATATCGGTTGTTGGTATGTATCGTGATGAAGAAACCCTTGAACCAGTGGTTTACTTTGAAAAGCTCGTTGGTGAGATTGATGAGCGCATTGCTTTGGTGATTGATCCCATGTTAGCAACCGGTGGCTCAATGGTTGCAACCATTGATTTGTTAAAACAACGCGGTTGTCGCCATATTATCGCCTTGGTTTTGGTTGCCGCACCAGAGGGGATTGAAGCGCTACAACGCAGTCATCCAGATATTGCCGTATATACCGCGTCAATCGATAGTCACTTAAATGAGGACGGTTATATCATCCCAGGCCTTGGCGATGCCGGTGATAAGATATTTGGCACCAAGTAG